A stretch of the Mesorhizobium sp. Pch-S genome encodes the following:
- the wrbA gene encoding NAD(P)H:quinone oxidoreductase produces MARILVLYYSSYGHTETMAHAISAGACQAGGQVVVKRVPDLVPPAIAAKAGYIVNQPVPTASVAELPSYDAIIFGTPTRYGMMAAQMKNFLDQTSQLWAQDRLVGKLGAVFTSTGLQHGGHEATILSFHTVLLHLGMIVVGLPYSYGGLTHMDALVGCSPYGASTLSGKRGERTPTEIDLEGAKFQGRHLASLAAKLAG; encoded by the coding sequence ATGGCAAGAATTCTCGTACTTTACTATTCGTCTTATGGGCACACCGAGACCATGGCGCATGCCATCTCGGCAGGTGCCTGCCAAGCTGGAGGCCAGGTAGTTGTCAAACGCGTCCCAGATTTGGTGCCGCCAGCCATTGCCGCGAAGGCCGGATACATTGTCAATCAGCCGGTTCCCACAGCCTCTGTCGCTGAACTGCCCTCGTACGATGCGATCATCTTTGGCACCCCGACACGCTACGGGATGATGGCCGCCCAAATGAAGAATTTCCTCGATCAGACAAGTCAACTATGGGCCCAAGACAGGCTGGTCGGAAAACTGGGAGCGGTCTTCACCTCTACGGGTCTTCAGCACGGCGGTCATGAAGCGACAATCCTAAGCTTTCACACCGTTCTGCTTCATCTTGGCATGATCGTCGTTGGCCTCCCCTATAGCTATGGCGGCTTAACCCACATGGACGCACTCGTTGGTTGCTCCCCTTACGGAGCATCCACCTTATCGGGCAAGCGCGGCGAGCGAACTCCCACGGAGATCGACCTTGAAGGGGCAAAGTTTCAGGGGCGCCATCTCGCTAGCCTAGCTGCCAAATTGGCTGGATAA
- a CDS encoding cupin, producing MDNPAQNAGSAPVRVAKFNISDAPLSKLYPEKTIELGDVIDRRSGGTISIGYARYKSGEANDWKVTYDEALVITKGNFTVVYDGEDYTAALGEVIYLKKDTTIFYRANTDVELVYVTYPHWRP from the coding sequence ATGGACAACCCCGCACAAAATGCTGGCTCAGCCCCGGTGAGAGTTGCGAAATTCAATATATCTGACGCCCCCCTTAGCAAGCTCTATCCCGAGAAAACCATCGAACTCGGAGACGTAATAGATCGCAGATCCGGTGGCACCATCAGCATAGGCTATGCCCGGTACAAATCGGGTGAAGCCAACGATTGGAAGGTCACTTACGACGAGGCCCTGGTTATCACCAAGGGCAACTTCACCGTCGTCTATGACGGAGAAGACTATACGGCCGCTCTGGGGGAGGTGATCTATCTGAAGAAGGATACGACAATTTTCTATCGCGCAAATACGGACGTTGAGCTTGTTTACGTAACCTACCCACATTGGCGGCCTTAG
- a CDS encoding nuclear transport factor 2 family protein, whose protein sequence is MHIALPMTDEQRKLVALEYFNAIDNGSTSDGRPFLELFAEDAQVFFPKWGLANGRVEIGRLFGDVGATLTRIRHHTEDFNWIFSGSEIVVVEGRTSGQHLDGSWEMDQPIWGSGRFCDVFQIRSFMIQRCFVYLDPDYAAKDTGRYRWLKKTGRPAARSPYAGL, encoded by the coding sequence ATGCATATCGCGCTCCCGATGACTGACGAGCAGCGAAAATTGGTCGCTTTGGAGTACTTCAACGCGATCGACAACGGCAGCACTTCCGACGGTCGACCTTTTCTGGAGTTGTTCGCTGAAGACGCCCAGGTCTTCTTTCCCAAATGGGGGCTCGCCAACGGACGGGTCGAGATCGGCCGCTTGTTTGGGGATGTCGGCGCGACGCTAACGCGAATTCGTCATCACACCGAAGACTTCAACTGGATATTCTCCGGCTCCGAAATCGTCGTCGTCGAAGGCCGTACCAGCGGCCAACACCTCGACGGCTCCTGGGAAATGGACCAGCCAATCTGGGGAAGCGGGCGCTTTTGCGACGTCTTTCAAATTCGTAGTTTTATGATCCAGCGGTGTTTCGTCTATCTCGATCCCGACTACGCAGCAAAGGACACCGGCCGTTACCGGTGGCTCAAAAAAACCGGAAGACCCGCAGCAAGATCACCTTATGCTGGTCTGTAG
- a CDS encoding cupin produces the protein MKRALIQICTALTLSVVATAALAGTAVTIKKFSIADAPLTRLYPEKPIELGDVIDRTSESTMTVGYGRYKSGESNEWTVTYDEALIITRGKFTVVNDGTEYTALPGEVIYLKNGTKVLYRADDDVELVYVTHPHWRQ, from the coding sequence ATGAAACGCGCTTTGATACAGATTTGTACCGCACTCACATTGTCGGTTGTCGCAACCGCCGCACTCGCTGGAACCGCGGTCACCATCAAAAAGTTCAGCATCGCGGATGCTCCGCTCACCAGATTGTATCCGGAGAAACCCATCGAACTTGGGGACGTCATCGACAGAACGTCCGAGAGCACCATGACGGTGGGTTATGGACGCTACAAATCAGGTGAGTCCAATGAATGGACAGTCACCTATGACGAAGCGCTTATCATTACCCGTGGCAAATTCACGGTGGTGAACGACGGCACCGAGTACACCGCATTGCCTGGAGAGGTGATCTATCTCAAGAACGGCACCAAGGTCCTGTACCGCGCGGATGATGATGTGGAACTCGTCTACGTGACCCATCCTCACTGGCGCCAATAG
- a CDS encoding LysR family transcriptional regulator, which produces MRPSLEELEAFLHVAETGSFTKAADRLGISKSVVSRRLSALERRLGAMLVSRTTHAVTLTELGSGFLERARRTLDDIDEAMEVVGAGAVAIRGLVRITAPTNLGTLHVLPALMTLMALHEGLEADLDLNDRYADIVAGGFDLAIRIGDLKDSALVSRRLGTVRRCVVCSPQYLERKGRPMTPDDLEHHECLAYTNMNPSDQWRFMVDGNWKATRTKYRLRTNDGNALLTAAVAGRGLVGLPNFIVQHDVAEGKLVRVLEDFALPEVGVFALFPSSARLPGRARAVVEHLAEHFQRAFI; this is translated from the coding sequence ATGCGCCCGAGCCTGGAAGAACTGGAAGCGTTTCTGCACGTGGCCGAAACGGGAAGTTTTACCAAAGCAGCGGATCGTCTCGGCATATCCAAATCCGTTGTGAGCCGTCGCTTAAGTGCGCTGGAACGCCGATTGGGGGCGATGCTGGTAAGCCGCACCACGCATGCGGTTACTCTGACGGAATTAGGCAGTGGGTTCCTGGAGCGTGCGCGCAGAACACTGGATGACATTGACGAGGCAATGGAAGTCGTTGGTGCCGGCGCCGTCGCGATCCGAGGGCTGGTGCGCATAACGGCGCCGACAAATCTCGGGACGCTGCATGTGCTGCCGGCTCTGATGACGTTGATGGCACTGCATGAGGGGCTGGAAGCCGATCTGGATCTCAATGACCGTTATGCCGACATCGTTGCAGGTGGTTTCGACCTGGCAATCAGGATCGGTGACCTGAAGGATTCTGCTCTTGTCTCAAGACGGCTTGGTACCGTCCGACGTTGTGTTGTCTGCAGCCCGCAATACCTTGAAAGAAAAGGCCGCCCCATGACGCCGGACGACCTGGAGCACCATGAATGCCTTGCCTACACGAACATGAATCCGAGTGACCAGTGGCGTTTCATGGTCGATGGGAACTGGAAAGCCACTCGCACCAAATACCGGCTGCGCACCAATGACGGCAATGCGCTGTTGACAGCAGCTGTCGCCGGCCGGGGTTTGGTGGGCTTGCCGAACTTCATTGTCCAGCATGATGTCGCAGAAGGAAAACTGGTTCGCGTGCTTGAGGATTTCGCACTGCCGGAGGTTGGCGTGTTCGCTCTGTTTCCCTCAAGCGCTCGTCTTCCAGGCCGCGCGCGCGCTGTCGTCGAACATCTCGCCGAGCATTTCCAGCGCGCCTTTATCTGA